A portion of the Brevundimonas pondensis genome contains these proteins:
- the argJ gene encoding bifunctional glutamate N-acetyltransferase/amino-acid acetyltransferase ArgJ, with product MNRPPASKSGSTGQMIESAIEKALDPLASALKRATQPAAAKAAPGKPGLMISPLAVPFPTIPPIGGVEIATARAGFYKHERDDLVIFHFPEGASCAGVFTRHKVGSAPVDWCKRHLDADKGGEGVKALVVNAGCANAFTGKAGADAARRTASEVAKRFDCRQRDVMLASTGVIGVVLDETKITARLPDIKAGLRADAWAQAGLGIMTTDTFPKGSYAECEIEGVKVKIAGIAKGSGMIAPDMATMLAFIVTDANIAPPVLKALLNLHVRTTFNSVTVDGDTSTNDTALLFATGASGAPRIGRVGDRRLKDFSAALDRVMLDLAHQLVKDGEGATKFVRVTVDGAASPASARKLAKSIADSPLVKTAIAGEDANWGRIVMAVGKTEEAVDRDRLAIHFGPHVAAVDGAPSPTYDEAKMSAYMKNAEIDITVNVASGRASATVWTCDLTKRYIEINGDYRS from the coding sequence ATGAACCGTCCGCCTGCTTCCAAGTCCGGTTCGACCGGCCAGATGATCGAATCCGCCATTGAAAAGGCGCTGGACCCGCTGGCTTCGGCCCTGAAGCGCGCCACCCAACCGGCGGCGGCCAAGGCTGCGCCAGGCAAGCCGGGCCTGATGATCTCGCCGCTGGCCGTGCCCTTCCCGACCATACCGCCCATCGGCGGGGTCGAGATCGCCACCGCCCGCGCCGGCTTCTACAAGCACGAGCGCGACGATCTGGTGATCTTCCACTTCCCTGAAGGCGCGTCCTGCGCCGGGGTTTTCACCCGGCACAAGGTGGGCTCGGCGCCGGTCGACTGGTGCAAACGCCATCTGGACGCCGACAAGGGCGGCGAGGGGGTCAAGGCCCTGGTCGTCAACGCCGGTTGCGCCAACGCCTTCACCGGCAAGGCCGGGGCCGACGCGGCCCGCCGCACCGCCTCCGAGGTCGCCAAACGCTTCGACTGTCGCCAGCGCGACGTCATGCTGGCCTCGACCGGGGTCATCGGCGTGGTGCTGGACGAGACCAAGATCACCGCCCGTCTGCCCGACATCAAGGCCGGTCTGAGGGCCGACGCCTGGGCCCAGGCGGGTCTCGGCATCATGACCACGGACACCTTCCCCAAGGGCTCCTACGCCGAGTGCGAGATCGAAGGCGTCAAGGTGAAGATCGCCGGCATCGCCAAGGGCTCGGGCATGATCGCGCCGGACATGGCCACCATGCTGGCCTTCATCGTCACCGACGCGAACATCGCTCCGCCGGTGCTGAAGGCCCTGCTGAACCTGCACGTCCGCACCACCTTCAATAGCGTGACGGTGGACGGCGACACCTCGACCAATGACACGGCCCTGCTGTTCGCCACGGGCGCCTCGGGCGCACCGCGTATCGGTCGGGTCGGCGACCGCCGGCTCAAGGACTTCTCGGCGGCTCTGGACCGGGTCATGCTCGACCTGGCCCACCAGCTGGTCAAGGACGGCGAGGGCGCGACCAAGTTCGTCCGGGTCACCGTGGACGGCGCCGCCAGCCCCGCCTCGGCCCGCAAGCTGGCCAAGTCGATCGCCGACAGCCCCCTGGTCAAGACCGCCATCGCCGGCGAGGACGCGAACTGGGGTCGTATCGTCATGGCCGTGGGCAAGACCGAGGAAGCCGTCGACCGCGACCGTCTGGCCATCCACTTCGGCCCCCATGTCGCCGCTGTCGACGGCGCCCCCTCGCCGACCTACGACGAGGCGAAAATGAGCGCCTATATGAAGAACGCCGAGATCGACATTACGGTGAACGTCGCCTCGGGCCGCGCCTCGGCCACGGTGTGGACCTGCGATCTGACCAAGCGCTACATCGAGATCAACGGGGACTATCGCTCGTGA
- a CDS encoding peptidylprolyl isomerase, translating into MRLSRPSFRTLRPVLASALLALTLTAACGRGDAETPPEKDDLVVARVLDRSVWASDVRREAVAQGLVGEGEPLDVKSELFRRVLDEVVDQKLLAAEARRRGLDKSAAAQRRLEAVHERILGDLLVESVVSGAVSDQAVERLYQEQQRRAQTTEEVRVRLILSHTREQADAVVGVLGQGAAFEAVAAQRSIDDATRYSGGDLGYSTLDVLPDAYAAALRGQAPGAVVGPVQAESGWAVLRIEDRRLETPPTLDQARPLIVRYLTYEGVRQLLEQLRGKASVEVFLNPAKPAKKPVAPPVAAAPAAPAVSAGTVAS; encoded by the coding sequence ATGCGTCTTTCGCGCCCCTCATTTCGAACCCTGCGGCCTGTTCTGGCGTCGGCTCTTCTGGCCCTGACCCTGACGGCCGCCTGCGGGCGCGGCGACGCCGAAACCCCGCCGGAAAAGGATGATCTGGTCGTGGCTCGGGTTCTGGACCGTTCTGTCTGGGCCTCTGACGTTCGTCGCGAGGCGGTGGCGCAAGGGCTGGTCGGCGAAGGCGAGCCGCTGGACGTCAAGTCCGAGCTGTTCCGACGCGTGCTGGACGAGGTGGTCGATCAGAAACTTCTGGCCGCCGAGGCCCGCCGTCGCGGCCTGGACAAGAGCGCCGCCGCTCAACGTCGGCTTGAGGCCGTGCATGAGCGCATCCTCGGCGACCTTCTGGTGGAGTCCGTGGTCAGCGGCGCGGTGTCCGACCAGGCGGTCGAGCGCCTCTATCAGGAACAGCAGCGCCGCGCCCAGACGACCGAGGAGGTCCGCGTCCGTCTGATCCTGTCCCACACCAGGGAACAGGCCGACGCCGTGGTCGGGGTTCTGGGCCAGGGCGCCGCTTTCGAGGCCGTCGCCGCCCAGCGCTCGATCGACGACGCCACCCGCTATTCCGGCGGCGACCTGGGCTATTCGACGCTCGACGTCCTGCCCGACGCCTACGCCGCCGCCCTGCGCGGCCAGGCTCCCGGCGCTGTGGTCGGTCCGGTTCAGGCTGAAAGCGGCTGGGCCGTGCTGCGCATCGAGGATCGCCGTCTGGAGACGCCGCCGACCCTGGACCAGGCCCGCCCCCTGATCGTCCGCTACCTGACCTACGAAGGCGTGCGTCAGCTGCTGGAGCAACTTCGCGGCAAGGCTTCGGTCGAAGTCTTCCTCAATCCCGCAAAACCGGCGAAAAAGCCGGTCGCCCCTCCCGTCGCCGCTGCTCCCGCCGCACCTGCTGTTTCCGCCGGAACTGTCGCCTCATGA
- a CDS encoding Flp family type IVb pilin: MRRFIGRLYRDDSGATAIEYGLICGLIFVGIVVAVTAFTDASGAMYERIRSAMMGAVGGS, translated from the coding sequence ATGCGACGTTTCATCGGCCGTCTCTACCGCGACGACAGCGGCGCCACCGCCATTGAATACGGCCTGATCTGCGGCCTGATCTTCGTCGGCATTGTGGTCGCCGTGACGGCCTTCACCGATGCTTCGGGCGCCATGTATGAGCGGATACGTTCCGCCATGATGGGCGCCGTCGGCGGGAGCTGA
- a CDS encoding Fur family transcriptional regulator, protein MGAACDHDHSDHRPGPAEVEQALVSVEARCAAEGERMTPPRRRVLELLLAAGEPVKAYDLIARYGVDGQAAKPPTVYRALEFLERRGVVHRIASISAYVACTADADDSRAHAAAFLICDCCGATEEVAVAGGDAFAEAASLAGYAIERTTIEGHGRCPACRVAA, encoded by the coding sequence ATGGGCGCCGCTTGCGATCACGATCATTCCGACCATCGACCTGGCCCTGCCGAGGTCGAGCAGGCCCTTGTCTCGGTCGAGGCGCGTTGCGCCGCCGAGGGCGAACGCATGACGCCGCCGCGTCGCCGCGTGCTGGAGCTGCTGCTGGCGGCGGGCGAGCCGGTCAAGGCCTATGACCTGATCGCCCGTTACGGCGTCGACGGCCAGGCCGCCAAGCCGCCGACCGTCTATCGCGCGCTGGAGTTTCTGGAGCGTCGGGGCGTGGTGCATCGCATCGCCTCCATCAGCGCCTATGTCGCCTGTACGGCGGACGCGGATGACAGCCGCGCCCACGCCGCCGCCTTTCTGATCTGCGACTGCTGCGGGGCTACCGAAGAGGTCGCGGTGGCCGGAGGCGACGCCTTTGCGGAAGCGGCGTCCCTGGCAGGCTATGCCATCGAGCGCACCACCATCGAGGGTCATGGCCGTTGCCCCGCCTGCCGCGTGGCGGCCTGA
- a CDS encoding alpha/beta fold hydrolase, with protein MDALALSAPRRLTIPIDNRWGGGEMAVLDFGDPARPVDLIFVHANGFNAYTYRSLLQPLAGALRIWAPDLRGHGRTRLPAQPQGRRSWKDHRDDLIGLLDAVDGPPVALAGHSIGGTSGLLAAAQRPERVSRLLLLDPVIWRREMVLAMNLPLVGRLAQRFPIVQGTLKRRARFDSREQALKAYRGRGAFKGWSDMMLADYLVDGLTETDQGFVLTCDPAWEASNYAAQAHDPWRALRRYPGGIHVLKAENGSLCATPVTRPYAAPLRVNAVAGGGHLFPMTHPEVVRDALFDLAV; from the coding sequence ATGGACGCCCTGGCCCTTTCGGCGCCGCGGCGCCTGACTATTCCCATCGACAACCGCTGGGGCGGGGGCGAGATGGCGGTGCTGGACTTTGGTGATCCGGCGCGGCCGGTGGATCTGATCTTTGTCCACGCCAATGGATTCAACGCCTATACCTATCGTTCCCTGTTGCAGCCCCTTGCGGGCGCCTTGCGCATCTGGGCTCCCGATCTGAGGGGGCATGGCCGCACCCGGCTTCCGGCGCAGCCGCAGGGACGGCGCAGCTGGAAGGATCACCGGGACGACCTGATCGGGCTTCTGGACGCCGTGGATGGCCCGCCCGTGGCTTTGGCCGGTCACTCCATCGGCGGGACCAGCGGCCTGCTGGCGGCGGCCCAGCGGCCCGAGCGGGTGTCGCGGCTGCTGCTGCTCGATCCGGTGATCTGGCGACGCGAGATGGTCCTGGCCATGAACCTGCCCCTGGTCGGGCGGCTGGCCCAGCGTTTTCCGATCGTCCAGGGCACCTTGAAACGCCGGGCCCGGTTCGACAGCCGAGAGCAGGCGCTCAAGGCCTATCGGGGGCGCGGAGCCTTCAAGGGCTGGTCCGACATGATGCTGGCCGACTATCTGGTCGACGGTTTGACCGAGACTGACCAGGGCTTCGTCCTGACCTGCGACCCCGCCTGGGAGGCCTCCAACTATGCCGCGCAGGCGCATGATCCCTGGCGCGCCCTGCGGCGCTATCCGGGCGGGATCCATGTCCTGAAGGCGGAGAACGGCAGCCTGTGCGCCACGCCGGTTACGAGGCCGTACGCCGCGCCGCTGCGAGTGAACGCCGTCGCCGGGGGCGGTCACCTGTTCCCCATGACCCATCCCGAGGTCGTGCGTGACGCCCTGTTTGATCTGGCGGTCTGA
- the secA gene encoding preprotein translocase subunit SecA, with the protein MLGFAKKILGSSNDRKVKAFQAQAQKINALEARFEAFSDDELRMMTQTFRDRIEAGESLDKLQNEAFAVAREASKRVLGQRQYDVQLAGGMILHEGGIAEMRTGEGKTLVAVAPVYLNALSGKGVHVVTVNDYLARRDAETMGRVYRFLGLEVGVIVNGLSQGQRQTAYNADITYGTNNEFGFDYLRDNLVYDRREMVQRTHHFAIVDEVDSILIDEARTPLIISGPTEDRSDLYKIVDAIVKELIKDKATYDLDEKQRQALLTELGSERIEEMLEAGGHFAEDTTDLYDPGNVSLVHHVNQALRANTLYTRDKDYIIKGGEIVLIDEYTGRMMTGRRLSEGLHQAIEAKEDVKIMPENQTLASVTIQNYFRLYEKLSGMTGTAATEAQEFLDIYKMDVLEVPTNRPIQRKDYDDEVYRTFKEKNAAIAAQIAECHVKGQPILVGTVSIENSEELSEVLKNYDYKVETARTLKAEYAGREKEANKVGDEAWDITWATGHGIPHNVLNARQHEQEAYIVADAGLPGAVTIATNMAGRGTDIQLGGNLEMRLQRWTQEQRNMAIEVTPEALEAKEAEFKAEIAVHREAALAAGGLFVLGTERHESRRIDNQLRGRTGRQGDPGTSKFYLSCEDDLLRIFAGDRLDGIMKSFGVAEGEAISHPWLNRAVETAQKRVEARNYDMRKNVLKYDDVVNDQRKAVFEQRQEFMDSQDLSELVTDFRLDVVSDLVERYMPPKAYAEQWDIEGLDEKVRSTLGLELPLKDWAAEEGVSNEEIEERINAAADARAAERLEQIGADQTRGLEKQFMLQMIDMQWREHLVHLDHLRGVIGLRGYGQRDPLNEYKTEAFNLFETLLHDLRHNVTRWLMTVEFRFEAPPAMEMPEFQEIHLNPGTGENEMANPMAQNPEGMLTGDDRSKLPVEALPVGWERTSRNADCPCGSGRKFKHCHGSLI; encoded by the coding sequence ATGCTCGGCTTCGCCAAGAAAATCCTCGGCTCCTCCAACGACCGCAAGGTCAAGGCCTTCCAGGCCCAGGCGCAAAAGATCAACGCCCTGGAAGCCAGGTTCGAGGCCTTCTCGGACGACGAACTGCGCATGATGACGCAGACCTTCCGGGATCGCATCGAGGCCGGCGAAAGCCTGGACAAGCTGCAGAACGAAGCCTTCGCCGTGGCGCGTGAGGCCTCCAAGCGCGTTCTGGGTCAGCGTCAGTACGACGTGCAGCTGGCCGGCGGCATGATCCTGCACGAAGGCGGCATCGCCGAAATGCGGACCGGCGAAGGCAAGACCCTGGTCGCCGTGGCCCCTGTCTATCTTAACGCCCTGTCGGGCAAGGGCGTCCACGTCGTCACCGTCAACGACTACCTGGCCCGCCGCGACGCCGAGACCATGGGTCGCGTCTATCGCTTCCTGGGCCTGGAAGTCGGCGTCATCGTCAACGGGCTGTCGCAGGGCCAGCGTCAAACGGCCTACAACGCCGACATCACCTACGGCACCAACAACGAATTCGGCTTCGACTATCTGCGCGACAACCTGGTCTATGACCGGCGCGAGATGGTGCAGCGCACCCACCACTTCGCCATCGTCGACGAAGTCGACTCCATCCTGATCGACGAAGCCCGCACCCCTCTGATCATCTCGGGTCCGACCGAGGACCGTTCGGACCTCTACAAGATCGTCGATGCGATCGTGAAAGAGCTGATCAAGGACAAGGCCACCTATGACCTCGACGAGAAGCAACGCCAGGCCTTGCTGACCGAGCTGGGTTCGGAGCGCATCGAGGAGATGCTGGAAGCCGGCGGGCACTTCGCCGAGGACACCACCGACCTCTACGACCCGGGCAACGTCAGCCTGGTCCACCACGTCAATCAGGCCCTGCGCGCCAACACCCTGTACACCCGCGACAAGGACTACATCATCAAGGGCGGCGAGATCGTCCTGATCGACGAATACACCGGCCGCATGATGACGGGCCGGCGCCTGTCCGAAGGTCTTCACCAGGCCATCGAGGCCAAGGAAGACGTCAAGATCATGCCCGAGAACCAGACCCTGGCCTCGGTGACCATCCAGAACTATTTCCGCCTCTACGAAAAGCTCTCCGGCATGACCGGCACGGCGGCGACCGAGGCCCAGGAATTCCTCGACATCTACAAGATGGACGTCCTGGAAGTGCCGACCAACCGTCCGATCCAGCGCAAGGATTACGACGACGAGGTCTATCGCACCTTCAAGGAAAAGAACGCCGCCATCGCCGCCCAGATCGCCGAGTGCCACGTCAAGGGTCAGCCGATCCTGGTCGGCACCGTCTCGATCGAGAACTCCGAAGAGCTGTCCGAAGTCCTCAAGAACTACGACTACAAGGTCGAGACCGCCCGCACCCTCAAGGCCGAATACGCCGGCCGCGAGAAGGAAGCGAACAAGGTCGGCGACGAAGCCTGGGACATCACCTGGGCCACCGGCCACGGCATTCCCCACAACGTCCTGAACGCGCGCCAGCACGAGCAGGAAGCCTATATCGTCGCTGACGCCGGCCTGCCGGGCGCGGTGACCATCGCCACCAACATGGCCGGTCGCGGCACCGACATCCAGCTGGGCGGCAACCTGGAAATGCGCCTGCAGCGCTGGACCCAGGAACAGCGCAACATGGCCATCGAGGTCACGCCCGAGGCGCTGGAAGCCAAGGAAGCCGAGTTCAAGGCCGAGATCGCCGTTCACCGCGAGGCGGCCCTGGCCGCCGGCGGCCTGTTCGTCCTCGGCACCGAGCGACATGAGAGCCGCCGCATCGACAACCAGCTGCGCGGCCGCACCGGTCGTCAGGGCGACCCCGGCACCTCGAAATTCTACCTGTCGTGCGAAGACGACCTGCTGCGCATCTTTGCGGGCGACCGTCTGGACGGCATCATGAAGTCCTTCGGCGTGGCCGAGGGCGAGGCCATCAGCCACCCCTGGCTGAACCGCGCCGTCGAAACCGCTCAGAAGCGCGTCGAAGCCCGCAACTACGACATGCGCAAGAACGTGCTGAAGTACGACGACGTCGTGAATGACCAGCGCAAGGCCGTGTTCGAGCAACGTCAGGAGTTCATGGACTCCCAGGACCTGTCGGAACTGGTCACCGACTTCCGCCTCGACGTCGTGTCCGACCTGGTCGAACGCTACATGCCGCCCAAGGCCTACGCCGAGCAGTGGGACATCGAAGGTCTGGACGAGAAGGTCCGCTCGACCCTGGGCCTGGAACTGCCGCTCAAGGACTGGGCCGCCGAAGAAGGCGTCTCCAACGAAGAGATCGAGGAGCGCATCAACGCCGCCGCCGACGCCCGCGCCGCCGAGCGTCTGGAGCAGATCGGCGCCGACCAGACCCGCGGTCTGGAAAAGCAGTTCATGCTGCAGATGATCGACATGCAGTGGCGCGAGCACCTGGTCCACCTGGACCACCTGCGCGGCGTCATCGGCCTGCGCGGTTACGGCCAACGCGACCCGCTGAACGAATACAAGACCGAAGCCTTCAACCTCTTCGAGACGCTGCTGCACGACCTGCGCCACAACGTCACCCGCTGGCTGATGACGGTCGAGTTCCGCTTTGAAGCGCCGCCCGCGATGGAAATGCCCGAGTTCCAGGAAATCCACCTGAACCCCGGCACCGGCGAGAACGAGATGGCCAATCCGATGGCCCAGAACCCGGAAGGCATGCTGACCGGCGACGATCGTTCGAAACTGCCGGTCGAGGCCCTGCCGGTCGGCTGGGAGCGCACCAGCCGCAACGCCGACTGCCCCTGTGGCTCGGGCCGCAAGTTCAAGCACTGCCACGGTAGTTTGATTTAA
- a CDS encoding methyltransferase domain-containing protein, which translates to MSAPSSGPPIIFDAARRAARLSRAARRFPDADFLHLRAAENAVNSLEVILREFQAPVDLSPHPGVFARAVADSSARERVAEVRAVGSISERAAPGAGPLGLEDQSADLIVNLLGLHWANDLPGALSQIRRALRPDGLFVASLFGAATLKELRGVLTEAELEVNGGAQARVSPFADGFDGAGLLQRAGFALPVSDVDRVTVRYGDPFALMRDLRAMGETNVLAGPIKPLSREVLARAAQLYAERHAEADGRIPATFEMVHLAGWAPHESQQKPARRGSAKSRLADALGVREQTGET; encoded by the coding sequence ATGAGCGCCCCCTCCTCCGGTCCCCCGATCATCTTCGACGCCGCCCGCCGCGCCGCGCGCCTGAGCCGCGCCGCCCGACGTTTCCCCGACGCCGACTTCCTGCACCTGCGCGCCGCCGAGAATGCGGTGAACAGTCTGGAGGTGATCCTGCGCGAGTTTCAGGCCCCCGTCGACCTGTCGCCCCATCCCGGCGTCTTCGCCCGCGCCGTCGCCGACAGTTCAGCGCGCGAGCGGGTGGCCGAGGTGCGGGCCGTGGGGTCGATTTCCGAGCGCGCCGCGCCGGGGGCCGGGCCTCTGGGGCTGGAAGACCAGTCGGCGGACCTGATCGTCAACCTGCTGGGCCTGCACTGGGCCAACGACCTGCCGGGCGCTCTCAGCCAGATCCGGCGCGCCCTGAGGCCCGACGGCCTGTTTGTCGCCAGCCTGTTCGGGGCGGCGACGCTGAAGGAGCTGCGCGGGGTGCTGACCGAGGCCGAACTGGAGGTCAACGGCGGGGCCCAGGCCCGCGTCTCGCCCTTCGCCGACGGCTTCGACGGGGCGGGCCTGCTGCAGCGGGCGGGTTTCGCCCTGCCGGTCAGCGACGTGGACCGGGTGACGGTGCGCTATGGCGACCCCTTCGCCCTGATGCGCGACCTGCGCGCCATGGGCGAAACCAATGTCCTGGCCGGCCCGATCAAGCCACTGAGCCGCGAAGTACTGGCGCGCGCCGCACAGCTCTACGCCGAACGTCACGCCGAGGCGGACGGCCGCATCCCTGCAACCTTCGAAATGGTGCACCTGGCCGGCTGGGCGCCGCATGAAAGCCAGCAGAAGCCTGCCCGACGCGGCTCGGCCAAAAGCCGATTGGCGGATGCGCTCGGCGTCAGGGAACAGACCGGGGAAACCTAG
- a CDS encoding aminotransferase class V-fold PLP-dependent enzyme: MSYKPLFSRALGLDPERLHFAAHSHHLWPDASFDAQVQAWAEANRFADRKWELVFGEVIPEAQKHVAKELNLPSPDSLIFTSNTHDLLIRLVSGVEKKPVRILSTDGEFHSFRRQSERWEEAGEAVVTRVPLQPFASFAQRFVAAARAGGHDMILVSQVFFRTGQLFDAIPELAALADPAGPWVVIDGYHGFMATPTDLSAVADKVFYLAGGYKYAMAGEGACFLHSPPGFCPRPVITGWFAEFGHLEGPPGGVQYRTDGGRFWGATFDVSALYRLNAVRRMLDEQGLTTADIAAHARGLQARFQAAVQNGEAGALSQAEILNPVEGDAPRARFLALRSDEAARWKADLQHMNVVTDVRDDVIRFGFSLYQSEEDVERLIHACARLT, encoded by the coding sequence ATGAGCTACAAGCCCCTCTTCTCGCGCGCCCTGGGTCTCGATCCAGAACGGCTGCATTTCGCCGCTCACAGCCATCACCTGTGGCCTGACGCCAGCTTCGACGCCCAGGTCCAGGCCTGGGCCGAGGCCAACCGCTTCGCCGACCGCAAGTGGGAGCTGGTCTTCGGCGAGGTCATCCCCGAGGCGCAGAAACATGTGGCGAAGGAGCTGAACCTGCCCTCGCCCGACAGCCTGATCTTCACCTCCAACACCCATGACCTGCTGATCCGTCTGGTCTCGGGCGTCGAGAAGAAGCCGGTGCGCATCCTGTCCACCGACGGCGAGTTCCACTCGTTCCGCCGCCAGTCCGAGCGCTGGGAGGAAGCTGGCGAGGCCGTGGTCACCCGCGTGCCGCTGCAACCCTTCGCCAGCTTCGCCCAGCGCTTCGTCGCGGCGGCGCGGGCGGGCGGGCATGACATGATCCTGGTCAGCCAGGTCTTCTTCCGCACCGGACAGCTATTCGACGCCATTCCCGAACTGGCGGCTCTCGCCGATCCGGCAGGGCCCTGGGTGGTGATCGACGGCTATCACGGCTTCATGGCGACCCCGACCGACCTGTCGGCGGTGGCGGACAAGGTCTTCTATCTGGCGGGCGGCTACAAATACGCCATGGCGGGCGAAGGCGCCTGTTTCCTGCATTCCCCGCCCGGCTTCTGCCCGCGCCCGGTCATCACCGGCTGGTTCGCCGAGTTCGGCCATCTGGAAGGCCCGCCCGGCGGGGTCCAGTACCGCACCGACGGCGGCCGCTTCTGGGGCGCCACCTTCGACGTCAGCGCCCTTTATCGCCTCAACGCCGTGCGCCGTATGCTGGACGAACAGGGCCTGACCACCGCCGACATCGCCGCCCATGCGCGGGGGCTGCAAGCCCGGTTCCAGGCGGCGGTGCAGAACGGCGAGGCCGGCGCCCTGTCGCAGGCCGAAATCCTCAACCCGGTCGAGGGCGACGCCCCGCGCGCCCGCTTCCTGGCCCTGCGTTCGGACGAGGCCGCGCGCTGGAAGGCCGATCTGCAACACATGAACGTGGTCACCGACGTGCGTGACGACGTCATCCGCTTCGGCTTCAGCCTGTATCAGTCCGAAGAGGACGTGGAGCGGCTCATCCACGCCTGCGCCCGCCTGACCTAG
- a CDS encoding ComF family protein has product MSDQDGGWRGRLKGVSAPIASGARDAGRGLLDILLPPMAHDSREATASAGLTPDAWSRVVFLEAPVCDGCGAAFEYDGGDFASDRCLACQVQPYAFARARAACVYDEASRGLILKFKHGDQQQFAPLFARWIARSGADVVAEADAVVPVPLHRSRLLARRFNQAAEIARPLARTAGLDYLPDALIRSAPTDSQGGKSARGRRLNVKKAFAVTEAGRRRIKGRRLLLIDDVLTTGATAEACARVLMEAGARAVDLAVIARVRTAREPPK; this is encoded by the coding sequence ATGTCGGATCAGGATGGGGGCTGGCGAGGTCGATTAAAAGGCGTGAGCGCGCCTATAGCATCCGGCGCGCGCGATGCGGGGCGCGGTCTGCTGGATATTCTGCTGCCGCCCATGGCCCACGACAGCCGCGAGGCCACGGCCTCGGCCGGTCTGACGCCCGACGCCTGGAGCCGGGTGGTCTTCCTCGAGGCGCCCGTCTGCGACGGCTGCGGCGCGGCGTTTGAATACGACGGCGGCGACTTCGCCTCCGACCGCTGCCTGGCCTGTCAGGTCCAACCCTACGCCTTCGCCCGCGCCCGCGCAGCCTGTGTTTATGACGAGGCCTCGCGCGGCCTGATCCTCAAGTTCAAGCATGGCGACCAGCAGCAGTTCGCCCCCCTGTTCGCCCGCTGGATCGCCCGGTCGGGCGCCGACGTGGTGGCCGAGGCCGACGCCGTGGTCCCCGTGCCCCTGCACCGTTCCCGGCTTCTGGCGCGGCGCTTCAATCAGGCCGCCGAGATCGCCCGCCCTTTGGCTCGCACCGCCGGGCTCGACTACCTGCCTGACGCCCTGATCCGCAGCGCCCCGACCGACAGCCAGGGCGGCAAGTCGGCGCGCGGGCGGCGGCTGAACGTGAAGAAGGCCTTCGCCGTCACCGAGGCCGGGCGTCGTCGGATCAAGGGGCGGCGTCTCCTTTTGATCGACGACGTGCTGACGACCGGGGCCACGGCCGAGGCCTGCGCCCGCGTTCTGATGGAGGCCGGGGCCCGCGCCGTGGACCTGGCGGTGATCGCGAGGGTGCGAACCGCGCGCGAACCGCCTAAGTAG
- a CDS encoding (deoxy)nucleoside triphosphate pyrophosphohydrolase, which translates to MSEAAEAVPTVLVVAVALVDPDGRVLIAKRPEGKQLAGLWEFPGGKVEPGERPEAALIRELKEELGIDVNEACLAPFVFTSHAYDSFHLLMPLYLCRRWSGVVTAREHAGLAWVKPNKLSDYPMPPADEPLVAWLRDLL; encoded by the coding sequence GTGAGTGAGGCTGCTGAGGCCGTCCCCACCGTTCTCGTCGTCGCCGTCGCCCTAGTCGACCCCGACGGCCGGGTGCTGATCGCCAAACGGCCCGAGGGCAAGCAGCTGGCCGGGCTTTGGGAATTCCCCGGCGGCAAGGTCGAGCCGGGCGAGCGGCCGGAAGCGGCCCTGATCCGTGAGCTGAAGGAAGAACTGGGCATCGACGTCAACGAGGCCTGCCTGGCCCCCTTCGTGTTTACCAGTCACGCTTACGATTCCTTTCACCTCTTGATGCCATTGTACCTGTGTCGGCGCTGGTCCGGCGTGGTCACGGCGCGTGAACATGCGGGTCTGGCCTGGGTGAAGCCGAACAAGCTTTCGGACTATCCCATGCCGCCGGCCGACGAACCCCTGGTCGCCTGGTTGCGCGACCTGCTCTGA
- a CDS encoding GNAT family N-acetyltransferase, protein MAGLVIRRAMAADASDLHDLMQALAAYEGLTPYLAATPDGLTEALAVQPPRAAFLLAEMAGRPVGFVSWTRVYGIWRGEDYFNLDDLFVVEAARGAGVGEALMRAFATEAAVEGLGARWEVRTDNHGARRFYDRLGADQEEKVVVRWARDAMRTAF, encoded by the coding sequence ATGGCGGGTCTGGTGATCCGGCGCGCGATGGCGGCGGACGCGTCTGATCTTCATGACCTGATGCAGGCCCTGGCCGCCTATGAAGGGCTGACGCCCTATCTGGCCGCCACGCCGGACGGTCTGACGGAGGCCCTGGCGGTCCAGCCGCCCCGCGCCGCCTTTCTGCTGGCCGAGATGGCCGGTCGGCCGGTGGGCTTTGTCTCCTGGACGCGGGTCTACGGCATCTGGCGCGGCGAGGACTATTTCAACCTCGACGACCTGTTCGTTGTCGAGGCGGCGCGCGGCGCGGGGGTCGGCGAGGCCCTGATGCGGGCCTTCGCAACCGAAGCCGCCGTTGAGGGGTTGGGCGCGCGTTGGGAAGTGCGGACGGACAACCACGGGGCGCGGCGCTTCTATGACCGTCTGGGCGCCGATCAGGAGGAAAAGGTGGTGGTGCGTTGGGCGCGGGACGCCATGCGGACCGCCTTCTGA